The Capsicum annuum cultivar UCD-10X-F1 chromosome 1, UCD10Xv1.1, whole genome shotgun sequence sequence CACTTCCACTTCCAAACTCACTTCCCAAATCCTCCTTCTGATCATAATGATACCTTTCTTCATCCACCAAATCGCCTGATCTTTCATCCTTTCATCTCCTTCCATTTCACTGTTCCCCTAAATGCTTTTTATGTAGATCTGGGCAACATTTTTTGGAGCTAATTCGTAGAAACAGATCCAAGATTTAATGTCAGTAGGTCCAGGGTAAGGTTTCTTTACATTGTTCGAGCTGAAAAACAGTGAATTCCAATAGATCCGAGTTTGGTAATCAGTATCTTTTCTTCCCTTTGATATTCTTGATTAAAGGGACgtgtaatttttttgtatttttttttttttgtaaagaactACTGGGGTTAGTGAAAGATGGAAATTTCAAGTGGACTGAGTCCTAGAGTGATCTCAGTTACATCAAATGAAGGTAAAAATGATGATCCAAATCGTCAAAAATTCGATTTGGAATCAGCAGATATGGTTTCACAGACGGTTCACCAGTTTCTTACTTTGAATGCACTAGAGATTTTGAGGGAAACTGTGAGAATTTTGCGGTACAATTCGATAGGTTTCATGACAATTGCTGCATTGTTAATTTGCCCTGTGTCTGCTGTTGTTTTATCTAATGTACTGGTTTATCAGCCGTTTGTTACGAGATTGAGTATAAGGTTATTGCTTGTAGCTAAAACAAGTGGGTTGCCACTTAAGCCATTTATCAAGCAGTCTTGTCATAAGTTCTCTGATGTGGTGATCTCAGCTGTAATGTGCTTCCCTCTGTATGtaacgttgttgttgttgtcaaaaGCTGCGATAGTTTATTCAGTTGATTGCACTTATTCGAGGAAGAAATTTGATTCGCACAAATTTTATGTGATTATGACCAAGATATGGAAGCGGGTTGTTGTGACTTACTTGTGGGTGTGTGTGGTGATTGCAGGATGTCTCACGTTGTTTATTGTACTTCTTATTTCTGTGAGTAGTGCTTTCTCGATTATGGGGTTCCCTCCAGACTTGATTCTGTACCCCGCAATGATAGTAGGGATgattttctcaataattttagcaaatgctattattatatgcaacaTTGCGATTGTGATATCTGTTTTAGAGGATGACTCTGGACCACAAGCATTGTTAAAGTCGAGTTCACTCATCAAGGGGCAGACACAAGTTGGACTTCTCATATTTCTTGGATCAACTATCGGGATGGCAATTGTGCAGGGTTTATTTGAGCATAGAGTGAAGACAATAAGCTATGGAGATGGATCTTCGAGGTTATGGGAAGGGCCCCTTTTGGTAATATTGTACTCATTTGTGATACTTATTGACTCCATGATGAGTACAGTTTTCTACTTCAGCTGTAAATCATATAGAATGGAAACCTCAAGTGAAGAAAGTCAACCTGTGCTAGAAGCTTTGACAATTTCTTCAGCATTAGCAGAAGTCCAATAACatgcttgaaatttgaatttaaggCTCTTGAAATTACGGTAAGTTGCTTTGACGATGAGGAATTTCTACGTGAAGCCTGGATACACATTCAATTCGTGCGTAtcttgaaaaggaaaaagaatgagTTGAATTCCTCTTGGAGAAAGTTAACAGATGCTGAAAGTGGATAAGTTGTGTTTTAACCTCGTTGACTACTCATCTTAAAAGTTTCTTTGCTGAACTGTTGTCTGCTAACATATTACCAGAAGAAAATCATTTGAAAGATGGTAATTTTGGATTTTTGCACAGTAATAATCTGTTGAAAAATTCAGCtgagatttgaaaattttaaacaaTGTACGTTTTATCATTAACAGGTTATAAAGATATCGTGAAGTTCGTTTTCTTGAGGTTTCTTATCTGTCTCTGCATGTTATGCTGTGAGCAAAATTAATACAGCTATTGGTGGTTAATTGGCTACATATTGAACGCTTACAataactataaaaattaaataaattgcaGTTTTCTAAAACGAATGTCATGAGACCTTAAAGCTCCATGATTGATTTTTTGTGGGGAATAGCTTTCATAAATGTTCTTGTTTAGAAAATGTCTTTTAACAATTATTTACCTGAAAAATAGTGTCACTTTATgctcttttctctatttttctctgTGCATGTGTGTGTTTTGAGGGGGGTTGCAGTTCTTCACGAACGTAATACCAGGTAGCAATCTGTGAAACTGTTTTTATGCATCTCTTCCTCTATGTCGacattttttgttttacttaCAAAAAAATGGTCACTTTTGTCTTTAGACATAATATTCGGAAGCCAAATAGAGTAGTGTGCCATTAGGAAATCGATGGAAAATAGTACCGATTGATGAGGACGTCTTATAACTTGAGAACTGGCAAGGTGTTATTTGAGTAATGGAAACTTAGTCAGGGATTGATTGTTCAACTAAGATGCGAACAAAGAACTGAAAACTTCTCTGCATTATCCTTTGATCCATCTGGCTTCAGCTGCTTTAGTGTCACATACACACAAGTGCTGCATTATCAGTTGATTACAAGACTGGTATTTCTAAATCTAGCTTAATGAATTTTGAGAAACATCTAAACATGTTCCTTATTGCTCTGACAGTGAACCACTGGTATTTGCATTTGTTTAGTGTCCTGCCTAGGTCGGACATAAACTAATTATATATTGGCGCTTTCTTTTGAACAAAAGTTGCAAGTGTGTGATTGAAAGGCTGAACATCATTTAGTGTTGTTTGAATATGAGGTACATTGGCAAAACTATTAAGGATCATTCACGAGTGCCTACTCTCATTTTAAAAGTGAGAAAACTGTTTCTTGCAACCACAAAATTCTCCCTTGGCTGGAATATTCCAAACTTGAGGGTCCCTTAAAAGTGTTCAGTTACACCATTCGCCAGCGGCCAGACTGTTATCATACAATctcttgttttatacttgaagATAAGTCTTCTCCTAAGTGTAATTGTAGATTTGCCATGATCTTTGGGGGATTTGGAATGGTAAAAATGGCAGACTTTGTGGAAGGATATGTGCTAACAATTGTTGGTGCTTTGTAGGCAAATGAATACTTTGTATCACAAAAGCACTGTCAGCCTTTGGAGTCTGCATCTGTAGTTGTTTCACTTGCATAATTGGTGTAAAGCAGATTGATTGTCCATCATGGATTGTTCAATCTAGTTAACAACACCCGAGTCCCAAACAAGTGGTTCGATATGCAATACAGTTTTGTGCTGTATTTTGCATTACAGTTAGAGCCATCTCAAGAATTTCTGTGGAATATGTTGCATCATTCTCTCAAGTGCTGTACTGTGGGGTCTTATTTTTATTTGCCAATGTCAAAGGCATAGGTATATCATTTTGATGATTCGTTTGCAGTATATGCTTGCAAAtgattgttttgatgattccTTCATGCATCCCTATTGCATATGATTGTATTGGTGTTGTTGTTCTTCTGGGATTTCATTTGTAGCATGAAAACCATCAGATGGAGTTGTGTCTTTTCTGGATGCACTAGCTCAATTCATTGTGTAACAAAATCCACTTAGCCTCTTCTTTTTTTGGGGGGGCTACatttatagaaaagctctaatgaGGGAGCTAATTTAGATGATATATTGTATTATCAGAAGTGGATATATTTCTGGCTTCTGAGGACCCGCAACTTTTGTCATGTGTTAAGTTGCATTGGTTTTGTTCATGAAAACAACTTCAAAACCTCGACTTACATTTCTTTTGAAGTATTACCAATCCAATCTGACACTTTCCGAATCTAAGTTCCAGAAAACTTGGAATACCAAGATTATATTTGGGGACATGTAAACACATACAATGTTAGTATatattgctcggactcttcaaaagtGATGCCGTATCCGTTCTAGATTCTTCAAAATACTCTagttttggagaatccaacactCGCTGTCGACATTTTTGAATGGATTTATGCTGGTAGTATGATGTCATGAGATAGAGGTGGACTTCAAGTCAGGTGATTTATGCTGGTGTTATGATGTCATGAGAAAGAGGTGGAGAAAATTACAGATAAAGGGGCTTCCTAAGAAGAGCAATATCAAAAGCATTTATAGTTAAGGAGGAAGATTCGTTATAGCATTAGAGGCTTTAGTTTGTTTTGTATGCACTTTGGCtcttttggtaatttttgttcCAGTCCTTGGAACTTTGAGAACAATCCTAGACTTGTTATGTCTCAAAATCATTAACAATTCTATTAGTCAATTGTCTGTTTATGTCGATTTCAGTTTTGGCTTTGAATATTTCCCTATTGAAATGTTGCGTCTGTTGGCTAATCTTTTTACCAAAACGTGTATACCGCAAAAGCGGTCCCCTAACGCTAATGCGGACCACTTTAGGGGTACTTGGGCTATCAACTGGGCCTCCGCTCACCTGGCCTCCGCTCGCCTGGGCTGTTAAAGAAGCTACCGCTTTAGCGGTCCCATAATCGCTAAAGCGGTTGCACCAAATAATTGTTGTAACAGCAACTTTGCTAAAAATGCGAAGTTGTGGATTAAACCCTTGAGATTCGTTTGGAATCTCGTGAAGACAAACGAAATATACTACTAGACTAAATTCGGCGTTTCGGACTACATGACCAcaacaaatttttgaaaaaaggttGTTTTCATAAAATGGACCCCTAAGacccaatttcataatttttcaaaccgagggtcaaaatgcgatcaaaaagccataaaatcaaaccaaccacGCTATCAATCCAAAATCGACGTTCGGGT is a genomic window containing:
- the LOC107877821 gene encoding uncharacterized protein LOC107877821 gives rise to the protein MEISSGLSPRVISVTSNEGKNDDPNRQKFDLESADMVSQTVHQFLTLNALEILRETVRILRYNSIGFMTIAALLICPVSAVVLSNVLVYQPFVTRLSIRLLLVAKTSGLPLKPFIKQSCHKFSDVVISAVMCFPLYVTLLLLSKAAIVYSVDCTYSRKKFDSHKFYVIMTKIWKRVVVTYLWVCVVIAGCLTLFIVLLISVSSAFSIMGFPPDLILYPAMIVGMIFSIILANAIIICNIAIVISVLEDDSGPQALLKSSSLIKGQTQVGLLIFLGSTIGMAIVQGLFEHRVKTISYGDGSSRLWEGPLLVILYSFVILIDSMMSTVFYFSCKSYRMETSSEESQPVLEALTISSALAEVQ